A window of the Corynebacterium minutissimum genome harbors these coding sequences:
- the alaS gene encoding alanine--tRNA ligase, whose translation MKTHEIRERFTQHFVKAGHEAVPSASLILDDPNLLFVNAGMVPFKPYFLGQQNPPFANGTATSIQKCVRTLDIEEVGITTRHNTFFQMAGNFSFGQYFKEGAITHAWTLLTNSVDEGGLGLDPERLWVTVYLDDDEAADIWHTKIGVPRERIQRLGMEDNYWSMGIPGPCGPCSEIYYDRGPEYGKDGGPIEDDNRYMEIWNLVFMQNERGEGIGKGNFEIVGELPKKNIDTGMGIERVACILQGVDNVYETDLLRPVIDVAEKLTGATYVPDAPKEDLIRFRVVADHSRTGMMLILDGVTPGNEGRGYILRRLLRRIIRSAKLLGARGETMERLMNTIMDTMTPSYPEIADNRERILRVAVAEERAFLKTLESGTKLFDEAVDELKNTSRAATPKVLSGEKAFELHDTYGFPIDLTLEMAQEAGLSVDMDGFDAAMGEQRRRAKADSQAKKHGHADLSLYRDWVDNNPTVFTGYETLESDAKVIGLVRDGEKVSEVQAGDTVEVILDQSPLYAEAGGQTADRGRILAGETLLEVNDVQKVGKKLWVHKATVTSGGLELGSGVTAEVDEQWRHGAVQAHSATHLIHAALRQVLGPTAVQAGSLNRPGYLRFDFNYTEQLTPEQLEEIALVTNQAVDQHFPVHTIETTLDKAKDMGAMALFGENYGSDVRVVEMGGPFSIELCGGTHVTNTSEIGPVSVLGESSVGSGARRIEAYSGLDAFRYYSKETALVEGVSRELKVQTEDLPERIAQLTEKLKAAEKQIADLHKAQLMSQTADMIAGATDINGFSVISVKLPNGVNGGDLRTLASDIKNRLGDAAGIVVLASENEGGKMPFIVGATKAANERGVKAGDLVKTISGYVDGKGGGKPDMAQGSGADAAGLEAAFNAVRDELSAL comes from the coding sequence GTGAAGACTCATGAGATCCGGGAACGATTTACCCAGCACTTCGTCAAGGCCGGCCACGAAGCCGTGCCCAGCGCGTCGTTGATCCTGGATGACCCGAACTTGCTCTTCGTCAACGCCGGCATGGTTCCCTTCAAGCCCTACTTCCTAGGTCAGCAGAACCCACCTTTTGCCAATGGCACGGCTACCAGCATCCAGAAGTGCGTGCGCACCCTGGACATCGAAGAGGTAGGTATCACCACCCGTCACAACACTTTCTTCCAGATGGCGGGTAACTTTTCCTTCGGTCAGTACTTCAAGGAAGGTGCTATTACCCACGCTTGGACGCTGCTGACAAACTCCGTTGACGAGGGCGGTTTGGGCCTTGACCCAGAGCGCCTGTGGGTTACGGTCTACCTCGATGACGATGAGGCAGCCGATATCTGGCACACCAAGATTGGTGTTCCCCGCGAACGCATTCAGCGCCTCGGAATGGAGGATAACTACTGGTCCATGGGTATCCCCGGACCTTGTGGTCCGTGTTCTGAGATCTACTATGACCGCGGCCCGGAGTACGGCAAAGACGGCGGCCCCATCGAGGACGATAACCGCTATATGGAGATCTGGAACCTGGTCTTCATGCAGAACGAGCGCGGTGAGGGCATCGGTAAGGGAAACTTTGAGATCGTCGGCGAGCTGCCCAAGAAGAACATCGATACCGGTATGGGCATCGAGCGCGTGGCCTGCATCCTGCAGGGCGTGGATAACGTCTATGAGACGGATCTGCTGCGCCCGGTTATCGACGTAGCTGAGAAGCTTACCGGTGCGACGTACGTTCCGGATGCACCGAAGGAGGACCTCATCCGCTTCCGCGTGGTGGCTGACCACTCGCGTACCGGCATGATGCTGATCCTCGACGGCGTGACCCCGGGTAATGAAGGCCGTGGCTACATCCTGCGCCGCCTACTGCGCCGCATCATTCGGTCCGCCAAGTTGCTCGGAGCCCGGGGCGAGACCATGGAACGCTTGATGAACACCATCATGGACACCATGACTCCGTCCTACCCCGAGATCGCAGACAACCGCGAGCGCATCCTGCGCGTAGCCGTGGCAGAGGAAAGGGCCTTCCTTAAGACCCTGGAGTCCGGCACCAAGCTTTTCGACGAAGCCGTGGATGAGCTCAAGAACACCTCCCGTGCGGCAACCCCGAAGGTGCTGTCCGGAGAGAAGGCCTTTGAGCTGCACGATACCTATGGTTTCCCCATCGACCTGACGCTTGAGATGGCTCAAGAAGCCGGCCTCAGCGTGGACATGGACGGCTTTGATGCCGCTATGGGTGAGCAGCGCCGCCGCGCCAAGGCCGATAGCCAAGCTAAGAAGCACGGCCACGCTGACCTCTCGCTCTACCGCGACTGGGTCGATAACAACCCGACCGTCTTTACTGGCTACGAGACTCTTGAGTCCGATGCCAAGGTCATCGGTCTGGTTCGCGATGGCGAAAAGGTCTCCGAGGTTCAGGCGGGAGATACCGTTGAGGTGATCTTGGACCAGTCACCGCTCTACGCCGAGGCCGGCGGCCAGACCGCTGACCGCGGCCGCATCCTCGCGGGGGAGACCCTGCTTGAGGTCAATGATGTCCAGAAGGTAGGCAAGAAGCTGTGGGTTCACAAGGCCACTGTGACCTCCGGCGGACTCGAACTGGGCAGCGGTGTTACCGCTGAGGTGGATGAGCAGTGGCGCCACGGAGCCGTCCAGGCGCACTCCGCAACCCACCTCATCCACGCTGCCCTGCGCCAGGTGCTTGGCCCCACCGCAGTCCAGGCTGGCTCCTTGAACCGACCAGGCTACCTGCGCTTCGATTTCAACTACACCGAGCAGCTCACCCCGGAACAGCTGGAGGAGATCGCCCTGGTGACCAACCAGGCCGTCGACCAGCATTTCCCAGTCCACACCATCGAGACCACCCTGGATAAAGCCAAGGACATGGGTGCCATGGCGCTCTTTGGGGAAAACTACGGTTCCGATGTCCGCGTTGTGGAGATGGGCGGGCCTTTCTCCATTGAGCTCTGTGGTGGTACTCACGTGACCAACACGTCCGAAATCGGCCCTGTCTCCGTACTGGGAGAATCCTCCGTGGGCTCTGGCGCGCGCCGCATCGAGGCTTATTCGGGCTTGGATGCCTTCCGCTACTACTCCAAGGAAACCGCTTTGGTGGAAGGCGTATCCCGCGAGCTTAAAGTTCAGACGGAGGATCTCCCAGAACGTATTGCGCAGCTCACCGAGAAGCTTAAGGCAGCAGAGAAGCAGATCGCTGACCTTCACAAGGCCCAGCTCATGTCCCAAACTGCGGACATGATTGCGGGTGCGACCGACATTAACGGTTTCTCCGTTATTTCTGTCAAGCTACCCAACGGCGTCAACGGTGGTGATTTGCGCACTTTGGCCTCCGATATCAAGAACCGCCTGGGTGATGCCGCAGGCATCGTGGTGCTCGCCTCTGAGAATGAGGGCGGCAAGATGCCGTTCATCGTCGGCGCTACCAAGGCCGCCAATGAACGCGGAGTTAAGGCAGGAGACCTGGTGAAGACCATCTCTGGCTATGTCGACGGCAAGGGTGGTGGCAAGCCCGACATGGCCCAGGGCTCCGGTGCCGACGCTGCAGGTCTTGAGGCAGCCTTCAACGCCGTACGCGACGAGCTGTCTGCCCTGTAA
- a CDS encoding replication-associated recombination protein A, with product MGQDSLFGDDTATFRPAAAGADMFATHSGSPLAARMRPQSLDEVVGQEHLLEPGTPLRRLVEGSGEASVILYGPPGTGKTTLASLIASALGDNFIGLSALDSGVKQVREVITHARRELIEGRRTVLFIDEVHRFSKTQQDALLAAVENRTVLLVAATTENPSFSVVAPLLSRSLLCHLQPLDDAALRTLAERALTSERGLDGRITASDEALDQLVLLAGGDARRTLTYLEAAAEAVPDGGELTSEVLTANVNRAVVRYDRDGDQHYDVVSAFIKSIRGSDVDAALHYLARMVEAGEDPRFIARRLIIHASEDIGMADPTALPTAVAAAEAAALIGLPEARIPLAQATIHLATAPKSNSVINAINAAQADVQAGKIGHVPAHLRDGHYEGAKRLGNAVGYIYPHDDPRGVVAQQYMPDALGDATYYHPTDHGAETRVRDYLGRLRDIIRGRRR from the coding sequence ATGGGTCAGGATTCCCTTTTCGGCGATGATACCGCCACGTTCCGCCCGGCTGCGGCGGGCGCAGACATGTTTGCTACGCACTCCGGCTCGCCCCTCGCTGCTCGTATGCGCCCGCAGAGCCTTGATGAGGTAGTGGGGCAGGAGCACCTTCTGGAACCGGGCACTCCGCTGCGCCGCCTTGTGGAGGGCTCCGGGGAAGCCTCCGTTATTCTCTATGGTCCTCCCGGAACGGGTAAAACCACCTTGGCGTCACTCATCGCGTCCGCCCTAGGAGATAACTTCATTGGCCTTTCTGCTCTGGATTCTGGAGTCAAGCAAGTCCGTGAGGTTATTACGCACGCTCGTCGCGAGTTGATCGAAGGCCGCCGTACCGTCCTCTTCATCGACGAGGTTCACCGCTTTTCAAAGACCCAGCAGGACGCGTTGCTTGCTGCCGTCGAAAACCGCACCGTTCTCCTTGTGGCTGCGACCACGGAGAACCCCTCATTTTCAGTCGTAGCGCCGTTGCTATCGCGCTCCCTTCTGTGCCATTTGCAGCCGCTTGATGATGCTGCCCTTCGTACCCTTGCCGAACGTGCGCTCACCAGCGAGCGGGGATTGGATGGGCGTATCACCGCAAGCGACGAAGCCTTGGATCAGCTCGTGTTGCTGGCTGGGGGAGACGCCCGTCGCACGTTGACCTACTTGGAAGCCGCAGCGGAGGCCGTACCGGATGGCGGGGAACTGACAAGTGAGGTTCTCACCGCGAACGTTAATCGCGCAGTCGTTCGTTATGACCGCGACGGCGACCAGCACTATGACGTGGTGTCCGCCTTTATCAAGTCCATCCGCGGCTCTGATGTCGACGCAGCGTTGCATTACCTTGCCCGCATGGTCGAGGCAGGGGAAGACCCCCGGTTTATTGCTCGCAGGCTTATCATCCATGCCTCTGAAGACATCGGCATGGCGGATCCCACGGCCCTTCCCACCGCGGTGGCTGCCGCGGAGGCCGCAGCGCTCATCGGACTGCCGGAGGCCCGCATTCCGCTGGCCCAAGCCACCATTCACCTGGCCACCGCGCCGAAGTCCAATTCCGTCATTAATGCCATCAATGCAGCCCAAGCCGATGTCCAAGCTGGCAAGATTGGCCACGTCCCCGCTCATCTGCGTGATGGCCATTACGAAGGGGCGAAGCGCCTCGGCAACGCTGTGGGTTATATCTATCCGCACGATGATCCCCGGGGAGTCGTCGCGCAGCAATACATGCCGGATGCGCTTGGTGACGCCACGTATTATCACCCCACTGACCACGGTGCGGAAACGCGCGTGCGTGACTATTTGGGAAGATTGCGAGACATCATTCGGGGGCGGCGTCGATAA